ttgttCCTATACATTAATTTCAACaagttttaacaattttaaatgtaagtatCACAAATGAAGGCTGAAGCACGCTTTTCAATTTGTGTAATTGTCAAGATAAACTGTCaataattcgatatttttttttaaaatttgtataacgtCTCTGGATAGCAGTTTTTAAAGCCTAATTGTCAAAtggtataatttatgttaattaggCGTTTTGGtgctattaaacaattaaaaaaaggaatagtGTTTAAACTTAAAGTTTcacattataaagataaaaacgaATAGGTATTGCCATACATTTTATGACACCGAATGGGTAAAGGatgtctttaataaaattagaaaatctTTTTTAATGTACCGACGTTATATACTCTTTGATATGAACTAAAGAATGAAATGGACACTAttctagtatattttattttttttgtagtgaTATATTGTAAGTTGAAGCATGGCTGTGTAGTGAAACACCTTTGCCTTTTTACGAGCGGAATCATTCAAAAAACCGTGAAACTCATGTGTTTTTTgacattttgattatttttacaataactaAAATTGCGAGGTTAAtgtcttataattttatcaacataacaattgaatataacctgttataataaataggatttaactaaaatgaccgTGCAAAAgaaatctgtaaaaaataatcagttaaaaaaagaacttaCCATGGAATTAAGTTTTTTGAAAAACGTATTTTCAGTTTTATCCATTCCATTGCAAAGAAAaggtagttattaaataaatttatgaaactttttGATATTAGTGTTAATTATAGCCATTTTAGTTTTGatgtaataaattgatttaaaatttgaaaacttgtttgaaataataaatacattatattgtatttttctttacacGTGtcttagtttgtttttatttattaaatgtaattataaattattctatttcaGATGATGACGATAGTCAAATGGATATTGAAATAACTAATGAATCTAAGAATCAAGATGAAAAACAGGTTACTGAACGAGCTCGTAATATTATGGAgcttgaaaaaaaattggagaaaatcaaatctcaaaataatttcaatcttaaaaataaattagtaaaaaagagtttaaacagtaaattaaataagaaaataaaaaagagagaAAGAGTGAAATTAAATCCAAATAAAGTAAAGGCTGCTGCTGAAAATATGGaagaaaaagaaacaaaagtTAAAACTAATGTAAATACTGCAAAACCTATCTTTAACAATGAAGGGAAATTAGTTTTTTCAAAGTTTGACTTTGCTAAGTTAGGAGAAAAAGGTATTCTATATTtacctaattttttttcatttatatgccTTTACATAAcagtatttctaaaatattttgatgatacATTAGTCGCCAAATTAGCCATTTGAGTGGTTGAAGTGTAACAAAAATTTGTGTGTTTGTACTAGAAAGTCTTAGTTATAAggaaaatttacttaatttttaattgattttacttttgatgttaaaacattttttcattacatattaATCAATCGAGATTTGTGCTGTTTATTAAGGAAAGGACAAGACATGTTTTGATGTATGTTTATTGTAACTCAGTTATATGCGacactgttatatatttataagtgctAGAATGCGAAAGTGATGtagatttatttagaattaattgattacaatttatttttttagacagAGGTAATAAATCAAAGAAGGATCCAAAGAAACTTCTCGACGACTTGAAACAGCAAGAGGACAAGTTACAAAAGTTGGCTGAAACAGATAGTGACAAAGCCAAAgagttaaaagaaaaagttgCATGGAAAAATATCCTTCAAAAAGCTGAGGGTGAAAAAGTAAAAGATGACCCGACTTTGTTGAaaaaatccattaaaaaaatGGTAAGGCCTaacataattaagtttttacttattaatttttaaaatatgtacttgTTGAAACTTTGAACACTATAATACACATGCCTGTAGATTGTACAAATGTAGGCCCAAAAGTATATTGCGGGCTACTAGGACATATATTATAGGTTTAATAGAAACTCTTATGCTAATAATGAGCATGCTAGGAAGTTTTCTCCTACAAAGAAGCATGTTTGGGGTAACTTATGTGCATTATTTCTCATGTGACACATGTCTGTCAATTACAAGTATTAGGAGCATATTGACACAGAATGCCAGAAGCCAACATGCTATTTCGCCATGGTTTATAATAAACTGGTGCATCAATTCAGCTGGGCATATTCTAAAGattgcataatataatatataatataatatatataattttgtttatttaagacaatTAATAGTCCACTTGTTAGTTACAAAAGACACATTACAACTATGTTAGTACAACAAAAGATATTAcgacacaaaaaaaatgtaacaggtACAAGTAGCTAGCAGGGATCATTGATATGATGGTGTAATTAAATGGTATCTATTGACTACCCAATGCTTCTCATATAATTGCGTTTTGTGCAAACTATTTTGGtggaaacaatttattaatattcaattccctttgaaagttttttattatacttgtatcgaaaacaataatatacaagGTTACTGGCTTCCTGGTGCACCTGTAAGCAAATGCAAGAAGCACATTGTATACAATTGTAACCTCTGTACTAAAAAGTCCACTCTGTTTTGCATAtcagctatttaaatattttagtggcATTGATGAAATGTTGGTAACTGTGAAAATTTCCATATTCTATCTGTTGTTActaaaaaattgtttgaattaacAGGAACAAAAAAAGAAAGTGAGTAAAAAGAAGTGGGAAGGTAGAATTCAGAGTGTAGAAAAGAAGAAAGAAGACAGACAGCAGaaacgaaaagaaaatatttcaaagaagaAGAAAGAGAAAAAGTCGAAAATTGTGAAAGCTGCTGTCAAAAGAGGACGAgttgtaatttagtttaataatttaataaaaaatcctttaaagtCTACActgtacttttttaaaatcttaatattatagcATACTGTTACCCACGTCTTCCCCGCACAATGAGTTCACCTGCTAAAAAGGTGGATCACAGACACATATGGATTTGATCCATGTGTCTGTAATCATAAATGCCTCGAGAGTATTTACTTAATATCCCAAAAGGAAGAGTAATTCTCAAAGGTCAAAaaagttgttttataatgtCCACAATAAACAGTTGTCGAGGTAGGATGttacatgaaattaaaaaaatgcgtaATTCTACTGTAAAAACACCACCAAAAAGTTGAccgaaataatgaaaatgattattttcatctctgtcattttgttaataaattgtgtgtatattattttaaaatcaattggtGCTTACAATGAAAACTACACAACTCAGTGTGTAACGCATGTTCTTGATACATTGCcgcttttatttacaaagtcgTAAGGACTGTTTTCTGGTAACGATTATTAAgaagaagatatatatatatatattttatatcagtaggcggacgagcaaatggaccacctgatggtaagtggtcgcaaccgcccatagacaatggcgttgtaagaaatattaaccattcctaacatcaccaatgcgccaccaaccctgggaactaagctgttacgtcccttgtgcctgtagttacactggctcattctatcttcaaatcggaacaacaatactgagtactgctgtttggcggtagaatatctaatgagtgggtggtacctacccagacgggcttgcacaaagccctaccaccaagtcaaatgttaattataactcaaatttggatattttacgcatATTCATTCGTTAGGCTGTTTaggtattgttattaaaatgggTTACTTAGTAATCaccttcaatatatatttttttctatgacaCACAAATGGCCTTTCCCATTGCCGTTTTTTGTGTCTAGTAacattttttgaattttgt
This genomic window from Vanessa tameamea isolate UH-Manoa-2023 chromosome 5, ilVanTame1 primary haplotype, whole genome shotgun sequence contains:
- the LOC113392282 gene encoding surfeit locus protein 6 homolog, with product MTVQKKSVKNNQLKKELTMELSFLKNVFSVLSIPLQRKDDDDSQMDIEITNESKNQDEKQVTERARNIMELEKKLEKIKSQNNFNLKNKLVKKSLNSKLNKKIKKRERVKLNPNKVKAAAENMEEKETKVKTNVNTAKPIFNNEGKLVFSKFDFAKLGEKDRGNKSKKDPKKLLDDLKQQEDKLQKLAETDSDKAKELKEKVAWKNILQKAEGEKVKDDPTLLKKSIKKMEQKKKVSKKKWEGRIQSVEKKKEDRQQKRKENISKKKKEKKSKIVKAAVKRGRVVI